In the Bacillus shivajii genome, one interval contains:
- a CDS encoding M20/M25/M40 family metallo-hydrolase translates to MEKVFTYIDRNQKEYLEDLFKLLRQPSISSQNIGVTECATMLANMIEDIGMDAEIIHTPGQPIVYAERIVSPDALTVLIYGHYDVQPPEPLSEWHSEPFEPTIRDGKIFARGVGDNKGQLMAQVLAVKSYLQCYGELPINVKFVFEGEEESTSVHLEQFVHDHQEKLKADLVYTSDGPMHASGAPFVILGVRGIQYVELNACGAKWDNHSGNKGGVVPNPAWKLVDLLQTMRDGDGKVLIEGFYDDIVSPTEKERKLIKSLPFNQEETNETNGYEGDDDDAESYYRKLAFEPTFNICGFVSGYGGEGSKTIIPSKATLKMDMRLVVNQDPKDIFTKFKNHVKKHAPEVEVKDLGFMYPSRTSVDHDFVDVITKSVRSTYKQEPIVLPSLGGSLPDYVWTKILGLPSIVVPYANADENNHSPNENMEVELFYKGIKNTCQVIYDLGEYSKRSR, encoded by the coding sequence ATGGAAAAAGTTTTTACATATATCGATCGTAACCAAAAAGAGTATTTAGAAGACTTGTTTAAGTTGCTCCGTCAGCCTAGCATTAGTTCACAAAATATAGGAGTAACAGAATGCGCAACAATGTTAGCAAATATGATCGAAGATATCGGGATGGATGCTGAAATCATTCATACGCCGGGACAGCCAATTGTCTATGCAGAACGAATCGTTTCTCCTGATGCATTAACTGTCTTAATTTACGGTCATTACGACGTTCAACCGCCTGAACCGCTCAGCGAATGGCACTCAGAACCGTTCGAACCAACGATTCGCGATGGGAAAATTTTTGCTAGAGGTGTGGGAGATAATAAAGGCCAGTTAATGGCTCAAGTACTTGCAGTAAAATCGTATTTACAATGTTACGGGGAACTTCCAATTAACGTGAAGTTTGTCTTTGAAGGTGAAGAAGAATCGACAAGTGTGCATTTAGAACAATTTGTTCACGATCATCAAGAAAAATTAAAAGCAGACCTTGTTTACACTTCAGATGGACCGATGCACGCAAGTGGTGCTCCTTTTGTTATTTTGGGTGTACGTGGCATCCAGTATGTTGAACTCAATGCTTGTGGAGCGAAATGGGACAACCATTCAGGAAACAAAGGTGGTGTCGTACCTAACCCTGCATGGAAGTTAGTAGATTTATTACAAACAATGAGGGATGGAGACGGTAAAGTACTTATTGAAGGCTTTTATGATGACATAGTTTCACCTACAGAAAAAGAACGAAAATTAATAAAGTCACTTCCATTTAATCAGGAAGAAACCAATGAAACAAATGGTTATGAAGGAGACGACGATGACGCTGAATCGTATTATCGAAAACTCGCTTTTGAACCGACATTTAATATATGTGGTTTTGTGAGTGGGTATGGAGGTGAAGGGTCAAAGACCATTATCCCATCAAAAGCAACATTAAAAATGGACATGCGCCTCGTTGTTAATCAAGATCCTAAAGATATCTTTACGAAGTTCAAAAACCATGTGAAAAAACATGCCCCAGAAGTTGAAGTAAAGGATTTAGGTTTTATGTATCCATCAAGAACTTCGGTTGATCATGACTTCGTTGATGTTATTACAAAGAGTGTGCGAAGTACATATAAACAAGAACCAATTGTGTTGCCAAGTTTAGGTGGAAGTCTTCCTGACTATGTTTGGACAAAAATTTTAGGGCTGCCATCAATTGTTGTTCCTTATGCGAATGCTGATGAAAATAACCATTCTCCGAATGAAAATATGGAAGTTGAACTTTTTTATAAAGGTATAAAGAATACTTGCCAAGTGATCTATGATCTAGGCGAATACAGTAAACGTAGTAGATAA